Within Telopea speciosissima isolate NSW1024214 ecotype Mountain lineage chromosome 8, Tspe_v1, whole genome shotgun sequence, the genomic segment TAAGCAAGGGGAATGCATCAATTAGATGCATACAAATGATATCATAAATTGAAAGGTGGGgaggtcattttatgtgaggagtagagagatagagagatagagatagacacagaaCTGCTAACATAGCCTACACCAGCAGCTCAAAGAAACTTTTCCCCAAAgagagtttttcttcacccaccaACTATATATGGTAATTACACTCCTAGTAGTTCCATCTAATAACCAAAAGTGAAGTGCTGGGTATCTCTTCACCGTGTGTAAAGTATTAAAAGTACGACAAGCGCGTAAAGATTGAGTATATCTCACTTTCATATAAAAGTCCAAAAATGTCCCTAGGGAGAGAGaagtaaataaatgaataaCTTACCGCTTCAATGTCAATTTTGTAAACAAGCATTTTTCGTCTTTCTCTGCAACTGGTTCTGTAAGCGACGACTGTGTGACAGAGCCCTAAAGCCAGAGAACAAATGAACAGCGCCATTTCCATTACTCTGTGATAACCTTCTCCATCACTGCTGCTTGAATCATCGAAAACGTAAGAAGCTTTAAACGAAACAAAAACCAGAGACATCAACGAAGATAGAGCTGTAACCCCCAAGTATGGTCCCCGAGAAAGTCTCGGTCCATCACAGAAATAATAAGAACCTGCAACAATCAAACACAAATCTTATCAATTTCATGTTTTGGTATAAAATTTAACTAATTTAGAAGCAGAATTTGTGTTGGGTATACTTTAATTCTTACATATGATTACAGCTGATCTGGCGATGGAGATGAGAGGTATATCGATTAGGGATGATCGGAAATCATAATTTCtaagatgagaagaaagagTCCCAAATGAAAGAGGGAGTGAAGTGGAAAGAATTGCAGAAGGAAGAAGCGCATCTGCTATGACAAGAACGACAGGAGCAGAGAAGATGATAAGAGAAATCAACATAGTTACCAAGACGAATAGGGTTTTCAACCCTCTCAAAAGCCTTCTCGATTTCTCATCTTTACTTAAACCCATTTCTGCTATCAAtctgcttcctttctctctctttatcaTTCTTTAACTCAGAAATTGCAGAGTTGCTGAACGGATAGGAGTGATTGGAGACTCTGAGTCTTTCAGCTATATTGATTGTAAAAAGTACCAATACTCGATGGAGACACGGAGGGCACACGTAGATTGCTGATCAAAATGAAAGCTTTCGATTTGCTCCCTTTACAACTCAACAAAAGTAATTACAACTCAAATTTCCACTTCGATCAGATGCTGGAGAAGAATCAATTCATCGAACAGAATCACCGAAAGCACTATTAGATAAAATAGATCACCAACCAGGAAGAGAtcgaatagagagagagagagagagagagagcaaaccAAAGATTGGACAATTCCAAAGAATCACAGGAAAGGCGAGAAGCTTTAGCTCCGTTTTAATGGGGGTTTTCGTTTTGTTTCCTTCTCTACCTGCTCATATTCTAATCGGCTTTATCTTTCCGTCTCAATCATTCAAAACcgtcaaagttttttttttttttttttttggtttaaataaataaaattgaaaattgaaaccaaatgaGATGACCGTTGTTTCCTTTTGAATGAGAGAAACTAGTTCCCTCCTTCCTCGTCTTACTTACTCGTATTCTTGTTGGTCAAGTTTGCCATTTGCTTCATTTTTTGCCTCGTTGGTCAacggtttttatttttgaaattaatATGAAAGCTCTTAAATTTCCAAAAATGGAATAACTTCAATGGGAAGACAAGGATAAGACTCGGTTCGGAAGTCCCCGCACAAGTTCCTCTTTGCCCTTTGGAGACTTCCCTCCCTACTTGTGACTTTTCCAAGAACCTttctattatttaaaaaaaaaattaaaaaggtaTGATCAGGAATTTATCTAGAATCAACCTGAATCCATTCAAATTGGGAAGATGAAGTAAAGATTTCttaaaatcattattttttttaggaaaaaagttCTATGAAAGATAGCAAGTTCCTGTGTCAGCACGGGATCAATGAGAGCTTGTGTGGAAACATCAATAGGAAGGGCATGGTGGTCATGTTGTGCCCTCTATATCCTGATGAAGAAACCATGTTGCCTTTCAAGGttacttttccctttttttaaccttttttattaaataaaagggagagggttctctaccTGAGAGTGTGGCCCTACGATAGTGCAAGAGCTAAACACAACACATAGGAGCATCAATAGGATCGCAAACATGTGGTGTGGTAGTCATTTTGCCTCCTTTTGTGTCTTGGTGTAGATGTCATGTTATCAGGCATAGTTCTTTATATATGCCCTTACACCAGCGTGGAGCAATGAGAGCGAGATTTTAGTTATCTCCATCACCCTCATTTGCCAATGAGGTGCAGTGAGGGGCTGACTGCAAGACACATAGATTATTCCAAATCCAACAGTTGActggctttcttcttttcttttttttttattttttatttcattattctTTTGATCCAGCTATTGGATTTGGAATAATCCACGTGTCATGCAGCTAGTCCCTCACTACACCTCATTGGCAGATGAGGACACTGGAGATGATTAAAATCCATAAAAGCATGTCTAAgaacatcaacatggatggtttgttttttatatttctcAAGAAATATGATGATTATTTTGCACGCTTTTATATCAGAGTGTAGGGACTAGGGAGCATGCTACTAGtgctttccccccccccccaccccaaccccacccAAAATATGAATATCGAAGTATCAAAATTACTACCAATTCAGAGATCAGGGATGACGTTTAATTCAATTCCAATTAAACAAACAATTCACACTCAAATCCGATTTGATTTCGAATACTAAAACGGTGACCAGAACAGTAAAGAAGAACATGTGCATATAGCCGGCTATAGCAAATGGGACCCACAATTATAAGCCCCCGCCAGCAGTTAGATCAGCAGAGGATGCCGAACGCCGTCACACGCGACATCTGGCGattatatttatttgtttggattgtgagttttttgttttggacAACCTGTTTGCATTGTGAGTCAAAGGTAGACGAACCATGTAGAATCGATCTAGAATTCTAGATTCTTGGATTCTAGACGCCAAGTATCCtttatctctattttttttattattaattttaaaaagtgTAATCACATAAACCACGggtttttatccgctgctgtaactgcaGCACTGCAATACTGCTATACTCATCATGCAGCGCTGCAAGTACCATGTGTGTCATGTGaggcccgctgtgcacacatgacACCTGCAGCGCTGCAGTTACAGCAACGGATAATAAtcccacaaaccacacaccaatcccaaagtCCTTTATCTTTACCTTGGCCAGGTCATAAGtggattgaataaataaatcgAGTTGGATTAGGGGCCACATAGCTTGGAAAGACAGAAATCCCACCCTTCCTGTTTGCCAAGTGACCAAGTAGCGCTCTCttacttataaataaataaataaataaaaccccaTAAATATTGATGCAACCCCATAAATATTTGATAGGTATGGATAATTGGATATAACTAAATTCATGTTGTCCTGTGAGCCGCATTTGTTTCTATATCGGATTACTCACATCGGATATTAGATTATTATTTCTGCTTTCCACGTGGAACCCCGATAGTGTTGAGCATGCTTCAACTATCATAATTCACAAAAGACACTTTTAACTCTCTTTGGCTTAAAATCCCAACTACATGTGTGCTACATAGGCTTTTTTAACACACTTTTGGTTTGGGATTGtaaaactcttttttatttgaaatcctAACTACATGTGTGCTACATTGGCTCTTTTAatgcatttttggtttgaaatcCCAACTAAATGTTTGTCAcatatgtttctatttttgctTCCAAATTTTGATAGAACAACCATATTAAATGTGTATTAAGCAGGTACCATATTATCGTCGTGTCCATTTTTTTCTACGAGGAATTTTTTAAGTATTATTGATGTCTAATCCATTTAGTATTTGTATGTATCcataccttttttatttttttttactatacCCAAACAAACCATGGTGGGTAGTTGACCCATTAGATTGCCCAAATGAAAAATTCTGAacca encodes:
- the LOC122670744 gene encoding uncharacterized protein LOC122670744 isoform X3 is translated as MIKREKGSRLIAEMGLSKDEKSRRLLRGLKTLFVLVTMLISLIIFSAPVVLVIADALLPSAILSTSLPLSFGTLSSHLRNYDFRSSLIDIPLISIARSAVIICSYYFCDGPRLSRGPYLGVTALSSLMSLVFVSFKASYVFDDSSSSDGEGYHRVMEMALFICSLALGLCHTVVAYRTSCRERRKMLVYKIDIEAVCKNGFPVYQKLRQEESEVKLRMGVGLGKVLFP
- the LOC122670744 gene encoding uncharacterized protein LOC122670744 isoform X1 gives rise to the protein MIKREKGSRLIAEMGLSKDEKSRRLLRGLKTLFVLVTMLISLIIFSAPVVLVIADALLPSAILSTSLPLSFGTLSSHLRNYDFRSSLIDIPLISIARSAVIICSYYFCDGPRLSRGPYLGVTALSSLMSLVFVSFKASYVFDDSSSSDGEGYHRVMEMALFICSLALGLCHTVVAYRTSCRERRKMLVYKIDIEAVSVCKNGFPVYQKLRQEESEVKLRMGVGLGKVLFP
- the LOC122670744 gene encoding uncharacterized protein LOC122670744 isoform X2, giving the protein MIKREKGSRLIAEMGLSKDEKSRRLLRGLKTLFVLVTMLISLIIFSAPVVLVIADALLPSAILSTSLPLSFGTLSSHLRNYDFRSSLIDIPLISIARSAVIICSYYFCDGPRLSRGPYLGVTALSSLMSLVFVSFKASYVFDDSSSSDGEGYHRVMEMALFICSLALGLCHTVVAYRTSCRERRKMLVYKIDIEAVTACKNGFPVYQKLRQEESEVKLRMGVGLGKVLFP